In Shewanella psychrotolerans, the genomic stretch GCTTTGCAACTCGTTTTACAGGAAGATGTCATTGTTTATGGTAATAAAACTGTCGTTTTTTAACCTTAGATGTTAGTGATGCAAACTGTGTTTTAAAATGAATACTAGGTTTTTAAATATGATATATAAAAAGAGCCGATAGGCTCTTTTTATATGTGGGTGTTTCGATGGTAGAAAAGAGAAACATGAGGTTAATAATTTACCGCCAAAATTTGGTCCTCTCCATAAATCATCGCTATATCTTTAATCGTTACAGTACCCGTTGCATAAGGGGCTATTTTACGTGCTGTGCGATCAGCGCCTTGACTAAGGGCAAACTGATGGAAGCTTTGAGCGTTACATACAAGGCGTGGAAATACCCGCTGCTTATTAATGCGGTATTCTTTCATTGTGCCATTGAACTTAACTAGATTATTACTGGCTCCGGCCTTGCAAACGGCAATCAATGTTTTTTCCATATGAGGCGTCATTGCGGCTTGAGTAGAAAAAGCGAAAGGTGCTAATGCGATTACAGCAATTGATAGTAACTTTTTCATTTGATGCTCCTAGCATTGTTTCATTGGGATCGAGTAATAGTAAAGCGCCTATTTTGCTAAAAAGCTGTTAGTGTTTTGTCGCGAAATGTATCTCAATGTGATGAGTGGATCAGTGTGTGTCTGAAGGTAACAATATATGTATGAACTGAGATGCATTTCCATTTAGGTGGTGTGATAACGTCGGTGAAGTCACTTGTTAGTCGTGATTGATGTTGCATAATGGCGATATGGTGAAGTGTTCGGCCTGTTTATTATGCCTTGTAGAGTGACTGGTTATACTGGGTGAGACGTTGTTTTGCCATCAAAGGGGATTGGTATAAGATGATCTTAAAAAATGATAACCTTTTGCTTGAATTAGAAAAATAAAAGTATTTGATTGTAATATGTGAAAAGAAAGCGCTGGGTTGTGTAACCTGCAAAACCTTTGTTAATGCTCAGATCTATGGTGATGCGAAGTTGCATCATTAAAAAAGCCAAGCTCGGTAGCTTGGCTTTTTATATCTTTCGAGTTAGTTAGTCAACGATACGTAATAGTTCATTGATACCCACTTTACCACGAGTCTTAGCATCAACCTTCTTAACAATAATCGCAGCGTATAAACTATAAGTGCCACATTTTGAAGGTAGGTTTCCTGATACCACTACAGAGCCAGCAGGAACGCGTCCGTAATGTACCTCTCCGGTTTCACGGTCGAAAATACGGGTACTTTGGCCGATATAAACGCCCATAGAGATAACACTGCCTTCTTCAACCACAACACCTTCAACGATTTCAGAGCGAGCTCCAATAAAGCAGTTATCTTCGATAATGGTTGGGCCTGCTTGTAGCGGCTCTAGTACGCCGCCAATGCCAACACCGCCAGATAGGTGAACATTCTTACCTATTTGAGCGCAAGAGCCTACGGTCGCCCAAGTATCAACCATAGTGCCTTCATCAACATAAGCACCTAGGTTGACATATGAAGGCATTAATACGGTATTTTTACCAATGTAAGAGCCCTTACGTACTGCAGCTGGTGGTACAACGCGGATGGCTTCCTCTTTAAAGCGTGCTTCATCATAATCGGCAAACTTCATTGGCACTTTGTCAAAGTATTTGGTTTCAGCGCCATCGACGACTTCGTTGTCGAAGATACGGAAAGAGAGCAGAACGGCTTTCTTTAGCCATTGATGCACGTGCCACTGGCCATCAATTTTTTCGGCGACGCGAGCTTCGCCTCTGTCTAACATGTTGATGACTTGCTCTACGTCGGCACGAATCGCCGCATCGACTGTGTTAGGTGTAATGTCTGCGCGAGCTTCAAAAGCTGCCTCAATACGTTGGCGTAAAGCCTCCATTAATATCTCCCAATTATCATTAAATATGAATGCTGATTAAATCTTAATTACTAGGCTCAGATAGCGCTTGGATTAGCGCTGCACTAAGCTCATCTTGTTGAACTTGATCTAATTGTTGTCCGTCTGTCGTTTGCAACATGAAAAAATCTTCGGCTCGTTCACCAATAGTGGTAATTTTCGCGCCTAACAGCGACACCTGACAACGATAGAAAATATCACCGACTTTAGCCAGTAGTCCTGGGCTGTCTAATGCGATTAATTCCATCATGGTGGTTTTTTGCTTACGTGTAGGCAAAAAACTGACTTGGGTGCGAACTCTAAAAGGTTTCATCTGCCTAGGTAGCTTTTTAAATTTAGGCAGTTTCGCGGTATCGCTATTTAATGCTTTGATGACCGCTTTTTTCAATCCTTGTATTCGAGATATTTGCGAAACCGGGTTGCCATCTTGCTCCAAAATGACAAAAGAATCCAGTGCATAACCATCCTTTGAGTTCATGATACTGGCATCATGAACATTTATATTCTTGTTATCCAGTACTGCCATAACCGTGGCGAATAACTTAGGTTTATCTGGACTATAAACAAAAATTTCTGTTCCGCCTCGAGTTGTATGCTTAGAGATCAATACCAGTGGTTCGTCATGCTTATGTTTGAGTATCGCTTCAGCATGCCAAGCAATTTGATTGGGCTGATGGCGAAGGAAGTAGTCAGCTTTAAAACGCTGCCATAATAGGTCTAGACTCTTCTCTTTGATGCCGCGTCTTAATAGCTCCTTTTTCGCTTTAGCTTGGTGCTCTCTCACTCTGGCTCTAATATCTACAGGTTTTTCCTTGCCCCTTGCGAGGACCCGTTGGGTTGAAAAGTACAGATCGCGTAATAGCGAGCCTTTCCAGTTATTCCAAGTTTTCTCGTTGGTTGCGCAGATATCGGCCACGGTTAGGCAGTAAAGATAACTCAGGTGCACCGCATCACGCACTTTATCGGCGAATTCGGCAACGATGTCAGGATCTGAAATATCGCGGCGCTGAGCCGTAACCGACATCACCAAGTGATTTTCCACTAACCAACTGACTAGACGACCGTCGTGTTTATTTAAGCCATGCAGATCGCAAAACGCCTGTGCATCTACCGCACCAAGCTTGCTGTGATCGCCGCCGCGTCCCTTGCCAATGTCATGAAAAA encodes the following:
- a CDS encoding DUF3718 domain-containing protein; this translates as MKKLLSIAVIALAPFAFSTQAAMTPHMEKTLIAVCKAGASNNLVKFNGTMKEYRINKQRVFPRLVCNAQSFHQFALSQGADRTARKIAPYATGTVTIKDIAMIYGEDQILAVNY
- the dapD gene encoding 2,3,4,5-tetrahydropyridine-2,6-dicarboxylate N-succinyltransferase, with product MEALRQRIEAAFEARADITPNTVDAAIRADVEQVINMLDRGEARVAEKIDGQWHVHQWLKKAVLLSFRIFDNEVVDGAETKYFDKVPMKFADYDEARFKEEAIRVVPPAAVRKGSYIGKNTVLMPSYVNLGAYVDEGTMVDTWATVGSCAQIGKNVHLSGGVGIGGVLEPLQAGPTIIEDNCFIGARSEIVEGVVVEEGSVISMGVYIGQSTRIFDRETGEVHYGRVPAGSVVVSGNLPSKCGTYSLYAAIIVKKVDAKTRGKVGINELLRIVD